One segment of Vibrio mimicus DNA contains the following:
- a CDS encoding methyl-accepting chemotaxis protein: MQGSVIRRMYAGFALIIIMFVVTVAIMLRGMSQIHSNFESVSETALPLVSLSNQTSVQLLSADKSFKDFLTTQDTERMSEMRQAFSTSKQKFQTVLDELSQASQNHPELEQPIAELKQLEARYFNEADLAMNNYQAMFAAQAAVQKSTREFQRLHSELSIGMKEFVDNNDSISVKVMAKSYFIKLKDAEVITSDALASSDIAFVEKAVNLNKKAVTHLNYAYRGLVTQLPQLKERFEEPVAKFTQDIGQKGGVLDQHDEYLQARAALYDNIANLAHEIDKAMTILGAFNQTATDDLNQSLTEAGSVYQQGTIKAIIIGIAVVLLATAIGYHIAHSVREPVTRILRALESLTQGNMTQRIEIRYNNEFSRLSRHINTLADSLHDILVKLNSASDDLTATASNNQTTSLSAQNKLNSQREQTSSVAAAMTEMAHSVQEVANSAQNSLAMVQQVETASESGRQIMSNNISTIRQLETRLIESVEAVGDLRKMSSQIGSILDVIRNIAEQTNLLALNAAIEAARAGEQGRGFAVVADEVRVLAQRTTQSTSEIESMISNLQTSSSSASKVIESCMQDMEMSVEQASNANSAMEEIQALIIEISHMSTHISQAAGEQNETTTSIARSIEDINHISDESYRAMSQIAQTSASLTALANQQSELVHRFKL; encoded by the coding sequence ATGCAGGGTTCCGTTATCAGGCGAATGTATGCGGGGTTTGCGTTAATCATTATCATGTTCGTGGTGACCGTTGCGATCATGCTGCGAGGGATGAGTCAAATCCATAGCAATTTTGAAAGTGTTTCAGAGACTGCGCTACCCTTAGTATCGCTGTCAAACCAAACCAGTGTTCAACTGTTATCTGCTGATAAATCGTTTAAAGACTTTCTTACCACGCAAGATACTGAACGCATGAGTGAAATGCGTCAGGCATTTTCTACCTCCAAGCAAAAATTCCAAACAGTACTTGACGAGCTGAGCCAAGCCAGTCAAAACCACCCTGAACTCGAACAACCTATCGCGGAATTAAAACAGCTTGAGGCGCGTTATTTCAACGAGGCTGACCTTGCGATGAATAACTATCAAGCCATGTTTGCCGCGCAAGCTGCGGTGCAAAAATCCACTCGAGAGTTTCAACGCCTACATTCTGAATTGAGTATTGGTATGAAGGAGTTTGTTGATAACAACGACAGCATCTCCGTTAAAGTGATGGCCAAAAGCTATTTCATCAAACTCAAAGATGCGGAAGTCATTACCTCAGACGCACTAGCGAGCTCAGACATTGCTTTCGTGGAAAAAGCAGTCAACCTTAATAAAAAAGCGGTCACTCATCTTAACTACGCCTATCGTGGGCTGGTCACTCAGTTACCTCAGTTGAAGGAACGTTTTGAAGAACCCGTGGCAAAATTCACCCAAGATATTGGCCAAAAAGGTGGCGTGCTCGATCAACACGATGAATACCTACAAGCTCGTGCTGCACTCTATGACAACATTGCCAATCTTGCCCACGAGATAGATAAAGCAATGACAATTTTGGGGGCGTTTAACCAAACCGCCACCGATGATCTTAATCAATCACTGACTGAAGCGGGTTCGGTATACCAACAAGGCACCATCAAGGCGATTATTATCGGCATTGCTGTCGTCCTATTAGCGACTGCGATTGGGTATCATATCGCGCACAGTGTGCGTGAACCGGTCACTCGGATCCTACGCGCGCTGGAAAGCTTGACTCAAGGGAATATGACTCAACGCATCGAGATCCGTTACAACAACGAATTCAGTCGCTTAAGCCGCCATATCAACACGCTTGCTGACAGCTTGCATGATATTTTAGTGAAACTAAATAGTGCTTCTGATGATTTAACTGCAACCGCCTCCAATAACCAAACGACTTCGCTCAGTGCGCAAAATAAATTGAACAGCCAACGTGAACAAACCTCTAGCGTAGCGGCTGCAATGACCGAAATGGCGCATTCTGTACAAGAAGTCGCTAACAGCGCTCAAAACTCATTAGCCATGGTACAACAGGTGGAAACGGCGTCTGAATCTGGTCGCCAAATCATGAGTAACAATATCAGCACCATCCGCCAACTTGAAACACGCCTGATTGAGTCAGTTGAAGCAGTCGGTGATCTTCGTAAGATGAGTAGCCAAATCGGTTCGATTTTGGATGTGATCCGTAATATCGCTGAACAAACTAACCTGTTAGCACTCAACGCCGCGATTGAAGCTGCACGCGCAGGTGAGCAAGGCCGTGGGTTTGCAGTGGTAGCAGATGAAGTTCGCGTGTTAGCTCAGCGCACTACCCAATCGACTTCTGAAATTGAATCGATGATCAGTAACCTACAAACGAGCTCGTCATCTGCGAGCAAAGTGATTGAAAGCTGTATGCAAGATATGGAGATGTCGGTTGAACAAGCCTCGAACGCCAACAGCGCGATGGAAGAGATCCAAGCACTGATTATCGAAATCAGCCATATGAGTACACATATCTCTCAAGCCGCTGGTGAGCAAAACGAAACCACAACCTCGATAGCGCGCAGTATTGAAGATATCAATCACATCTCAGATGAGAGCTATCGAGCTATGTCTCAAATCGCACAAACCAGTGCGAGTCTAACTGCATTGGCTAACCAACAAAGTGAACTGGTACATCGCTTCAAACTTTAG
- a CDS encoding YcfL family protein, whose translation MRTWLLAVLTGLLLVGCSANTAGLRVDGASQQVLFNDSVLSKSLSIEDIATTTVDGHTRGVVRLQSNQKSDLNVQYRFYWYDNDGLEVNTKLSPWKTIILRGMETVSLTEVSVNPNGKQFRVQIRENNE comes from the coding sequence ATGAGAACGTGGCTATTAGCAGTATTAACAGGTCTACTGTTGGTGGGATGCAGTGCGAATACCGCAGGTTTGCGAGTTGATGGTGCATCACAACAAGTATTATTCAATGACAGTGTGCTAAGCAAAAGCTTGAGCATTGAAGATATCGCAACAACGACCGTGGATGGGCACACTCGTGGTGTGGTTCGTCTGCAAAGCAATCAAAAAAGTGATCTGAATGTCCAGTATCGTTTTTACTGGTATGACAATGATGGGCTTGAAGTGAACACTAAGTTAAGCCCATGGAAAACCATCATTTTGCGAGGCATGGAAACCGTGTCACTGACTGAGGTCTCGGTAAACCCGAATGGCAAGCAGTTCCGCGTCCAGATTCGTGAAAATAATGAATAA
- the hinT gene encoding purine nucleoside phosphoramidase, whose translation MAEETIFSKIIRKEIPADILYQDDLVTAFRDIHPRAPSHILIIPNKLIPTVNDVVVEDELALGRMFTVAKKIAEQEGIAENGYRLIMNCNSHGGQEVYHIHMHLVGGRPLGPLLMG comes from the coding sequence ATGGCGGAAGAAACCATTTTCAGCAAAATCATTCGCAAAGAAATTCCAGCCGATATTCTTTATCAAGATGATTTGGTGACCGCATTTCGAGACATTCATCCGCGTGCCCCTAGTCATATCTTGATCATTCCTAATAAGTTGATCCCAACTGTGAATGATGTAGTGGTGGAGGATGAGCTTGCGCTTGGGCGTATGTTTACAGTGGCAAAGAAAATTGCCGAGCAAGAAGGAATTGCAGAAAACGGGTACCGCTTGATCATGAACTGCAATTCACATGGTGGTCAGGAAGTCTACCACATCCATATGCACTTGGTTGGTGGTCGCCCCCTCGGCCCTCTGCTCATGGGCTAA
- a CDS encoding DUF1887 family protein, translating into MAIHVGIIDQDPVRLVTPLLDHRTVSRHIIFIGDQSQTVIFQRLSDVLNKRNITTDFFEIPAGANTSAIKSAIRELAESLKARGEEVKFNASCGLRHRLLSAYEIFRSYRWPIFVVEPNSDCLCWLYPDGNQDTQVQDRITIADYLTIFGARGEFNEHQLPPQLDKQLYELGERWAGNALELGPGLATLNYLATTCRKEQRLDVELSDKQQGYRELNLLLTDLVEANIATYENGILTFSNEEARRFSNGEWLETLVHSTVKQIQDDLPTIQDRSLNVQVYRQLGDREVRNELDVATVVNNKLHIIECKTKGMRDDGDDTLYKLESLRDLLGGLQARAMLVSFRPLRHNDITRAEDLGLALIGPEELKDLKTHLTQWFKAAGGN; encoded by the coding sequence ATGGCTATACATGTAGGGATTATCGATCAGGATCCAGTTCGCTTAGTCACACCACTGCTCGATCATCGAACCGTTAGCCGTCACATCATTTTTATCGGCGACCAGTCCCAAACGGTAATTTTTCAACGCCTTAGCGATGTTTTAAACAAACGTAATATTACGACTGATTTCTTTGAAATCCCGGCAGGGGCTAACACTTCTGCCATTAAAAGTGCGATTCGTGAACTTGCTGAATCGCTCAAAGCACGTGGAGAAGAAGTCAAATTCAATGCAAGCTGCGGCTTACGACATCGATTACTCTCAGCCTACGAAATTTTCCGTAGCTACCGTTGGCCCATTTTTGTGGTTGAGCCCAACAGCGACTGTCTATGCTGGCTTTATCCGGATGGCAACCAAGATACTCAAGTTCAAGACCGTATCACAATTGCCGATTACCTCACTATTTTTGGTGCACGAGGCGAATTTAATGAGCACCAACTACCACCACAACTCGATAAGCAACTCTACGAATTAGGCGAGCGTTGGGCGGGTAACGCTTTAGAATTGGGGCCAGGGCTTGCCACATTAAATTACTTAGCGACCACTTGTCGTAAAGAACAACGACTGGATGTTGAACTTTCTGATAAACAACAAGGTTATCGCGAGTTAAACCTTCTGCTGACCGATCTGGTTGAAGCGAATATTGCCACTTATGAAAATGGTATCCTTACTTTCAGCAATGAAGAGGCTCGCCGGTTTTCCAACGGCGAATGGTTAGAAACTCTTGTGCACAGTACCGTTAAACAGATTCAAGATGACCTACCGACCATTCAAGATCGCTCGCTTAACGTACAAGTTTACCGCCAATTAGGGGACAGAGAAGTCCGTAATGAGCTTGATGTCGCCACCGTTGTAAACAACAAGCTGCATATCATTGAATGTAAAACCAAAGGCATGCGAGATGATGGAGACGACACACTGTATAAACTAGAATCACTCCGCGACTTACTCGGAGGTTTACAGGCACGCGCTATGTTGGTGAGTTTCCGTCCATTACGCCATAACGATATCACTCGTGCGGAAGATCTCGGTTTAGCCTTAATCGGTCCAGAAGAACTTAAAGATCTCAAAACCCATTTAACACAATGGTTCAAAGCTGCGGGTGGTAACTAA
- a CDS encoding phosphotransferase, whose amino-acid sequence MAKIAWREASLLDPSLLSLTPFFSVPPDYAQTLTGGLTNRCWKITTGDRAFVWRPATAITKAFSISRFQEYQILKAIEHYHIGPKAEMINEQGLLVEWIDGESLRDGVPFDQVLKTQIRIHELDIHRIPVAPFNYLGRVDHYWLQIREDLKTGAVKALYEQWRSVPNLADVGQVLCHFDLAGYNMVKTAQGPRVIDWEYAALADPRIDLALSIDVAEEKALDVVFRYCQLRELSDIDDWVEGVQAWQPRAAMMAMLWYLLAYQLWGEEIYLQQAQLIEQALS is encoded by the coding sequence ATGGCAAAAATTGCATGGCGTGAAGCAAGCTTGTTGGACCCATCACTTTTGTCGTTGACTCCTTTCTTCTCTGTACCTCCTGATTATGCGCAGACCTTAACAGGAGGCCTCACCAACCGTTGCTGGAAAATTACCACGGGCGATCGTGCTTTTGTGTGGCGACCAGCAACGGCCATCACCAAAGCTTTTTCTATCTCCCGATTTCAGGAATACCAAATCCTCAAAGCGATTGAGCATTATCATATTGGGCCTAAAGCTGAAATGATTAATGAGCAAGGGCTGCTAGTGGAGTGGATTGACGGGGAATCACTTCGTGACGGTGTCCCGTTTGATCAGGTATTGAAAACTCAAATACGTATTCATGAGTTAGATATTCACCGAATTCCTGTTGCCCCATTTAACTACCTTGGCCGAGTGGATCACTATTGGCTACAGATTCGTGAAGATCTGAAAACAGGAGCGGTGAAAGCGCTGTATGAGCAGTGGCGTTCAGTCCCAAATCTGGCCGATGTCGGACAGGTACTCTGTCATTTTGATTTGGCGGGTTACAACATGGTGAAGACCGCGCAAGGTCCAAGAGTGATAGATTGGGAATACGCAGCCTTAGCCGATCCGCGCATTGATTTAGCCCTGAGTATTGATGTGGCAGAAGAAAAAGCACTTGATGTGGTTTTCCGTTATTGCCAACTTCGTGAACTATCGGACATCGATGATTGGGTGGAAGGTGTTCAAGCGTGGCAACCACGCGCCGCCATGATGGCGATGCTCTGGTATCTACTCGCTTATCAATTGTGGGGTGAAGAGATCTATTTGCAGCAAGCACAACTGATTGAACAGGCTTTAAGCTAG
- a CDS encoding NAD(P)/FAD-dependent oxidoreductase, protein MTRIIVVGGGAGGLELVTKLGRTLGRKGRAKVTLVDRNSSHLWKPLLHEVATGSLDEGVDALSYRAHAKNHSFDFQLGSLESIDRENKKITLSELKDEHGELLMPKRDLEYDMLVLAIGSTSNDFNTPGVKEHCIFLDSPEQADRFRTEMNNEFLKLHAKNGQGTVDIAIVGAGATGVELSAELHNAVKELRTYGFGDLDSSKLNVNLIEAGERILPALPPRISAAAHQELTKLGVNVRTMTMVTKAEKDGLTTKDGEKISAHIMVWAAGIKAPDFMKDIAGLETNRINQLIVKGTLQTTRDDDVFVIGDLAQCTQADGAFVPPRAQAAHQMASLAFRNIVAKMYGRELKSYVYKDHGSLVSLSRFSTVGSLMGNLTRGSMMVEGRIARVVYISLYRMHQMALHGMFKTGLMMLVGRINRVLRPNLKLH, encoded by the coding sequence GTGACACGAATTATTGTTGTAGGTGGTGGAGCTGGCGGTTTAGAGCTAGTCACCAAATTGGGTCGCACACTTGGGCGTAAAGGCCGAGCCAAGGTTACTTTGGTTGACCGTAATTCAAGCCATCTTTGGAAACCCTTGTTGCATGAAGTGGCAACGGGCTCTCTGGATGAAGGTGTCGATGCGCTGAGCTACCGTGCACATGCAAAAAATCACAGTTTTGATTTCCAGCTCGGCAGCTTGGAGTCGATTGATCGTGAAAACAAAAAAATCACGTTAAGCGAGCTAAAAGATGAGCACGGTGAATTACTGATGCCAAAGCGTGATTTGGAATACGATATGTTGGTGTTGGCGATCGGTTCAACATCGAATGACTTCAATACACCAGGTGTGAAAGAACACTGTATTTTCCTTGATAGCCCAGAACAAGCAGATCGTTTCCGTACTGAAATGAATAATGAGTTCCTGAAGTTGCACGCGAAAAACGGGCAAGGAACGGTAGACATTGCAATTGTAGGTGCGGGCGCAACGGGCGTTGAGCTCTCAGCAGAGTTGCACAACGCTGTTAAAGAGCTGCGTACTTATGGTTTTGGTGATCTCGACTCGAGTAAATTGAACGTGAACTTGATTGAAGCGGGAGAACGTATTTTACCTGCATTGCCACCGCGCATCTCGGCGGCGGCGCATCAAGAACTCACTAAGCTAGGCGTGAATGTTCGTACCATGACCATGGTGACTAAAGCGGAAAAAGATGGCTTAACCACTAAAGATGGTGAGAAAATTTCCGCGCACATCATGGTTTGGGCAGCAGGCATTAAAGCGCCAGATTTTATGAAAGACATCGCCGGACTTGAGACAAACCGTATCAATCAATTGATCGTTAAAGGTACTTTACAAACGACACGTGACGATGATGTTTTCGTGATTGGCGATTTGGCACAATGCACTCAAGCGGACGGAGCGTTTGTACCGCCACGAGCTCAGGCTGCACACCAAATGGCCTCTCTGGCGTTTCGTAATATCGTAGCCAAAATGTATGGTCGAGAGTTGAAATCTTACGTCTATAAAGATCATGGCTCGCTAGTGTCTCTGAGTCGCTTCTCCACCGTAGGTAGCCTAATGGGCAACTTAACTCGTGGCTCGATGATGGTTGAAGGACGTATCGCACGTGTGGTGTATATCTCTTTGTATCGAATGCACCAAATGGCGTTGCATGGCATGTTTAAAACAGGCTTGATGATGTTGGTAGGACGAATTAACCGTGTACTGCGCCCAAACCTGAAACTGCATTAA
- the fadR gene encoding fatty acid metabolism transcriptional regulator FadR: MVIKAKSPAGFAEKYIIESIWNGRFPPGSILPAERELSELIGVTRTTLREVLQRLARDGWLTIQHGKPTKVNQFMETSGLHILDTLMTLDADNATSIVEDLLAARTNISPIFMRYAFKLNKESAERIMINVIESCEALVNAPSWDAFITASPYAEKIQQHVKEDNEKDELKRQEILIAKTFNFYDYMLFQRLAFHSGNQIYGLIFNGLKKLYDRVGSYYFSNPEARELAMEFYRQLLAVCQSGEREQLPHVIRQYGIASGHIWHQMKMTLPSNFTEDDC, translated from the coding sequence ATGGTCATTAAGGCAAAAAGCCCAGCGGGTTTCGCTGAGAAATATATTATTGAGAGTATTTGGAACGGCCGTTTTCCACCGGGTTCTATCTTGCCTGCAGAGCGTGAGCTTTCAGAACTGATTGGGGTTACACGAACAACATTACGTGAAGTGTTGCAGCGCTTGGCTCGTGATGGTTGGCTCACGATCCAACATGGTAAGCCCACAAAGGTAAATCAGTTTATGGAAACCTCTGGGTTACATATTCTGGATACTTTGATGACACTTGATGCAGATAATGCCACCAGTATTGTTGAAGATCTTTTGGCTGCAAGAACCAACATCAGTCCTATTTTCATGCGTTACGCGTTTAAGCTGAATAAAGAAAGTGCTGAACGCATTATGATTAATGTCATCGAATCTTGTGAGGCTTTGGTGAACGCGCCATCTTGGGATGCCTTCATTACTGCCTCTCCATATGCGGAAAAAATTCAGCAGCACGTTAAAGAAGATAACGAAAAAGATGAACTTAAGAGACAAGAAATTCTGATTGCAAAAACGTTCAATTTTTATGATTACATGCTGTTCCAACGCTTGGCTTTCCACTCTGGTAACCAGATATATGGTTTGATTTTTAACGGATTGAAAAAGCTCTATGACCGAGTTGGGAGCTACTACTTTTCCAATCCAGAAGCTCGCGAGTTGGCGATGGAGTTTTACCGTCAACTGCTCGCTGTCTGCCAAAGTGGTGAGCGTGAGCAATTGCCTCACGTTATTCGCCAATATGGGATTGCGAGTGGTCACATTTGGCATCAGATGAAAATGACTTTGCCATCGAATTTTACAGAAGACGATTGCTAA
- the ycfP gene encoding alpha/beta hydrolase YcfP has translation MIIYLHGFDSTSPGNHEKVLQLQFIDSDVRFINYSTLHPKHDMQHLLKEVHKAIEQSGDPHPLICGVGLGGYWSERIGFLCGIKQVIFNPNLHPELTMQGRIDRPEEYDDIATKCVEQFRTKNQGRCLVVLSRQDEIHDNQKTAQELQDYYEIIWDETQTHKFKKIAHHLQTMKSFKAM, from the coding sequence ATGATTATTTATTTACACGGTTTCGATTCAACCAGCCCAGGCAATCATGAGAAAGTGCTGCAACTGCAGTTCATTGATAGTGATGTTCGATTTATCAACTACAGCACGTTACACCCCAAACATGATATGCAACATCTGCTCAAAGAAGTACATAAAGCGATTGAACAATCAGGCGATCCACACCCACTGATCTGTGGGGTAGGGTTAGGGGGGTATTGGTCTGAACGGATTGGTTTTTTGTGTGGAATCAAACAGGTGATATTTAACCCTAACTTGCATCCAGAATTGACCATGCAGGGGCGCATTGACCGCCCAGAAGAGTATGATGATATCGCGACTAAGTGTGTTGAGCAGTTTCGTACCAAAAATCAAGGTCGCTGCTTAGTGGTGCTTTCTCGTCAGGATGAAATTCACGACAACCAGAAAACCGCGCAAGAGTTGCAAGATTATTACGAGATCATTTGGGATGAAACCCAAACCCACAAATTCAAAAAAATCGCTCACCATCTGCAAACAATGAAATCTTTTAAAGCGATGTAA
- the lpoB gene encoding penicillin-binding protein activator LpoB, whose protein sequence is MKKSVIALLGLAVILGGCSNKVSYGDAQAVETVNVDFGSTDLQKIAAEMVDSMMMSGSVSAITRDGRPIVFVERIKNKTSEHIDTESITDTISTKMLNSGKFRFVDMDRVEAVRDQLNFQNNDELVNQSTAIQFGKMVGAQYMLYGNLSSIVKNDGSDKDVYYKMTMRLMDLQTGLIEWADETEIRKQQSKSLLGL, encoded by the coding sequence ATGAAAAAGAGTGTTATTGCCCTGCTAGGTTTGGCGGTAATCTTAGGGGGATGTTCAAATAAAGTCAGTTACGGTGATGCGCAAGCGGTAGAGACGGTTAATGTTGACTTCGGTTCAACCGATCTGCAAAAAATCGCGGCTGAAATGGTCGACAGCATGATGATGTCAGGATCTGTTTCTGCGATTACTCGCGATGGCCGCCCAATTGTGTTTGTTGAGCGTATCAAGAATAAAACCAGTGAGCATATCGATACCGAATCGATTACCGATACCATCAGTACCAAAATGCTTAACTCAGGTAAATTCCGTTTTGTAGACATGGATCGCGTAGAAGCGGTACGTGATCAATTGAACTTTCAAAACAATGATGAACTCGTCAATCAAAGTACAGCGATTCAATTTGGTAAGATGGTCGGCGCTCAATATATGTTGTACGGCAACCTGTCTAGTATTGTGAAAAATGATGGCAGTGATAAAGACGTCTACTACAAGATGACGATGCGTTTGATGGACTTACAAACGGGCTTGATTGAATGGGCTGATGAAACAGAAATTCGTAAGCAACAATCAAAGAGCTTATTGGGTTTGTAA
- a CDS encoding COG3014 family protein → MVNYKVYRYQQLPIRCITLTMTSLLLAGCANLTAGNLFSHYSAQNNALYQSVAAGQYQQATQLLPDYVAGDVLDNLEKGRVYFLNQQYVESQQSLSVADQVVKQQQDRAIISISSTATSVGSLAVNDNLNEYEPADYELGFLHLYLGLNYVRNNDLDGALVEMRRANQVQEEAKKRREQELVRAEQDMRAQGLSPNLGSVLAQYPDAGKSLQAVQNGYLLYLSALLYEADNDLNSAYVDYRRALAVAPNNPAVIDGTLRVAARLGMQQDLKLLKQQYGEPKRLASSQARVIVIEEQGIVQPKQEWRLSLPLYDSRGNAALYSLALPYYAQSVTPSSASFTLNGVSMQPMPVTDVNLMATQALSEQMPTLVLRQALRVVAKDQLRKEATQEEDVANLVFNIWNTLTEQPDTRSWLTLPAAVNTVTQVVNAGDQVLDIAGTHYTFHVPENGTALVWLSRQSNNVTIWHKQLGIR, encoded by the coding sequence ATGGTGAACTATAAAGTGTATCGATACCAACAGCTTCCTATACGCTGCATCACTCTGACCATGACATCTCTACTGCTCGCAGGGTGTGCCAATCTCACCGCTGGCAATCTTTTTAGCCACTACAGTGCGCAAAATAATGCTTTGTATCAGTCTGTTGCGGCAGGGCAGTATCAACAAGCAACGCAATTGTTGCCTGATTATGTTGCTGGTGATGTATTGGATAACCTTGAAAAAGGTCGTGTCTACTTTTTAAACCAGCAGTACGTTGAAAGTCAGCAGAGTTTGTCAGTGGCTGATCAAGTGGTGAAGCAGCAACAAGATAGGGCGATTATCTCCATCAGTAGTACCGCGACCAGCGTGGGATCGCTTGCGGTTAATGATAATCTCAATGAGTATGAACCAGCCGATTATGAGCTGGGCTTTTTGCACCTGTACTTAGGTTTGAACTATGTACGCAATAATGACCTTGATGGAGCGTTAGTTGAGATGCGCCGCGCTAATCAAGTGCAAGAAGAGGCCAAAAAGCGGCGTGAACAAGAGCTGGTGAGAGCGGAACAAGACATGCGTGCCCAAGGGTTATCTCCCAATTTAGGCAGTGTGCTTGCTCAATACCCAGATGCAGGTAAGAGCTTACAAGCGGTGCAGAATGGTTACTTGCTCTATCTTTCAGCATTGCTTTATGAAGCCGATAATGATTTGAACTCGGCGTACGTGGACTACCGCAGAGCATTGGCTGTTGCACCCAATAATCCAGCCGTTATTGATGGAACATTAAGAGTCGCAGCTCGGCTTGGTATGCAGCAGGACCTCAAATTGTTGAAGCAGCAATATGGTGAACCCAAGCGCTTGGCGTCTTCTCAAGCACGAGTCATCGTGATTGAAGAGCAGGGAATAGTGCAACCTAAGCAGGAATGGCGACTCTCTTTACCGCTTTATGACAGTCGTGGTAACGCAGCGTTGTATTCTCTGGCTTTACCTTACTATGCGCAGTCAGTAACGCCCAGTAGTGCATCTTTTACTCTGAATGGTGTGAGTATGCAGCCAATGCCAGTTACTGATGTCAACTTAATGGCAACGCAGGCGCTGAGTGAGCAGATGCCAACGCTAGTGCTGCGCCAAGCATTACGTGTAGTGGCAAAAGATCAACTGCGTAAGGAAGCTACGCAGGAAGAGGATGTGGCTAATTTAGTCTTTAATATATGGAATACCCTAACCGAGCAGCCGGATACGCGCAGCTGGTTAACTTTGCCCGCGGCAGTCAATACCGTCACTCAAGTGGTGAACGCGGGTGATCAAGTGCTGGATATTGCAGGTACTCACTATACCTTTCATGTTCCAGAGAATGGAACTGCGTTAGTTTGGCTATCAAGGCAAAGTAACAACGTGACGATTTGGCATAAACAACTAGGGATACGGTAA
- a CDS encoding GNAT family N-acetyltransferase, which produces MTPDFQIVTQRLQLRLIAADEVDDLVHCIRQSQALHQWVDWCHALFSKQEAELFIQATRLNWVKAEAYGFGVFERQTQTLVGMVAINEFYHTFNMASLGYWIADAHQRRGYGREALTALILFCFERLELTRLEIVCDPENVPSQALALKCGAVQEQLALNRFLYAGEPKAGIVFSLIP; this is translated from the coding sequence ATGACACCCGATTTCCAAATAGTGACCCAACGCTTGCAACTTCGCCTGATCGCAGCCGATGAAGTCGATGATTTAGTGCATTGTATTCGCCAGTCTCAAGCACTGCATCAGTGGGTAGATTGGTGTCATGCGCTCTTTAGCAAGCAAGAGGCGGAGTTATTTATTCAAGCCACACGTCTCAATTGGGTGAAAGCTGAAGCCTATGGATTTGGTGTTTTTGAACGACAAACCCAAACTTTAGTCGGCATGGTGGCAATTAATGAGTTTTACCACACTTTCAACATGGCTAGTTTAGGATACTGGATTGCCGATGCTCACCAAAGACGTGGCTACGGGAGGGAGGCACTCACAGCATTGATTCTGTTTTGCTTTGAGCGATTAGAGCTCACTCGGTTAGAAATTGTCTGTGACCCAGAGAATGTACCGAGCCAAGCTTTAGCCCTAAAGTGTGGCGCGGTTCAGGAACAGCTCGCCCTAAATCGATTTTTGTATGCTGGGGAACCCAAAGCTGGAATTGTGTTTTCTTTAATACCCTAA